The Xiphias gladius isolate SHS-SW01 ecotype Sanya breed wild chromosome 4, ASM1685928v1, whole genome shotgun sequence genome includes a window with the following:
- the angel2 gene encoding protein angel homolog 2: MFLRWLSSFGSSFLPRSRPSLCGAGLRSSSASFTSLPPLIPAPHPCWSVRGFPPWPPQPPHAHPTARQVFAGRKLHPGNINPGNFSGNCRSLYTSAGLLMERSDRDREPPHKRRKSEEEKKSNEERGGHRGGAAGATGGKAKDGSSKREHHHLVPRVDSSRRPNHPFRDGGRDGGNPGAGKGVRRENSRDKDVERTKTGSKDRQRKDSGSRDGIPNQWRGKHQQEGHKDSQPAGSRTQTPKSRPEQGQVCMHKPTPKPNPWFKDRGAEEQGGHHRNTKGPEEWPRDRRSGGGPWTEPYPQPCGTPRPLNPWQVAAANRPPPPPGVSPPVRQQDEATPVKSLQRHWETSPACSSHPQPPGASTAFDFSVMSYNILSQQLLQDNAYLYGHCDPVVLPWEYRLPNLLAEIQQHNADILCLQEVQEDHYQNQIKPALQTLGYQCEYKKRTGRKPDGCAVIFKSSRLSLLSSHPVEFFRPGDALLDRDNVGLVVLLRPNSAIGHADPSAFVCVANTHLLYNPRRGDIKLAQLAILLAEIGRLSRLPDGSTNPVVLCGDFNSTPWSPLYRFLTTGCLDYGGLQIGMVSGQENTPRAQRLLTSPIWSHSLGINHQCQYESKPSAESPTSPTAVEGAISNLTVEDLATKAAALNRARIEHGLKLQSSYQHCLMPDGRPEITTCHSRTAMTVDYVLFTPEFPASPWFPGGRGLQLLGRLSLVGQSELEEVNGLPNRRHSSDHLPLLARFRFRH, from the exons ATGTTCCTTCGCTGGCTGAGCTCCTTCggctcctccttccttccccgCAGCCGTCCCTCTCTCTGCGGGGCTGGCCTCAGGAGCAGCAGTGCCTCCTTCACCTCGCTCCCCCCATTGATCCCCGCTCCACATCCATGTTGGTCAGTGCGAGGATTTCCCCCCTGGCCTCCGCAACCCCCCCACGCCCACCCAACAGCACGCCAGGTTTTCGCCGGTAGGAAGTTACACCCTGGTAACATCAACCCCGGTAACTTCAGCGGCAATTGCCGTTCACTCTACACCTCTGCCGGCCTCTTGATGGAGCGGTCCGACAGAGATCGAGAGCCTCCCCATAAACGGAGGaaaagtgaggaggagaagaagagcaaTGAAGAAAGAGGGGGACACAGAGGAGGCGCAGCAGGGGCAACAGGAGGCAAAGCCAAGGATGGAAGCTCCAAGAGGGAGCACCATCACCTGGTTCCCAGGGTGGATAGCAGCCGTCGACCAAACCACCCCTTTAGAGATGGAGGTCGAGACGGAGGGAATCCTGGAGCTGGAAAAGGCGTCAGGCGGGAAAACAGCAGAGATAAAGATGTAGAAAGGACTAAAACTGGGAGTAAAGACAGACAGCGAAAAGACAGCGGCAGTCGGGACGGAATCCCAAATCAGTGGAGGGGCAAACATCAGCAAGAAGGGCATAAAGATTCACAACCTGCAGGGTCCAGGACTCAAACCCCTAAGTCCAGACCCGAACAGGGTCAGGTTTGCATGCACAAGCCCACACCCAAACCTAACCCCTGGTTCAAAGACAGGGGTGCAGAGGAGCAGGGAGGGCATCACAGGAATACAAAAGGACCAGAGGAATGGCCAAGGGACAGAAGGAGTGGTGGAGGTCCGTGGACGGAGCCTTATCCCCAGCCTTGCGGCACCCCTCGACCCCTAAACCCATGGCAGGTAGCTGCAGCCAAcagaccacctcctccacctggAGTCTCCCCGCCTGTCAGACAACAGGACGAGGCTACACCAGTGAAAT CTCTTCAGAGGCACTGGGAGACCTCTCCCGCCTGCAGTAGCCACCCACAGCCACCAGGGGCCAGCACAGCCTTTGACTTCTCGGTCATGTCCTACAACATCCTgtctcagcagctgctgcaggacaACGCCTACCTGTACGGCCACTGCGACCCCGTCGTCCTGCCCTGGGAGTACCGGCTGCCCAACCTGCTGGCAGAGATCCAGCAGCACAACGCTGAT atcctATGTCTGCAAGAAGTCCAGGAGGACCACTACCAAAACCAGATTAAACCAGCTCTACAGACACTAG GCTACCAGTGTGAGTATAAGAAGCGGACAGGAAGGAAACCGGATGGTTGTGCCGTCATCTTCAAATCATCCCGCCTCTCCCTCCTGTCCTCTCATCCCGTGGAGTTTTTCCGCCCCGGCGACGCCCTCCTCGACCGGGACAACGTAGGATTGGTGGTGCTGCTGCGACCCAACAGCGCCATCGGCCATGCGGATCCCTCCGCCTTCGTCTGTGTCGCCAACACCCACCTCCTCTACAACCCCCGCCGCGGCGACATCAAGCTGGCTCAGCTCGCCATCCTGTTGGCCGAGATCGGCCGGCTGTCCCGCCTTCCAGACGGGTCGACCAATCCAGTTGTGCTCTGCGGGGATTTTAACTCCACGCCCTGGAGTCCGCTGTACAGGTTCCTGACCACAGGCTGCCTGGATTACGGAGGACTACAGATTGGCATG gtgTCTGGTCAGGAGAACACTCCCAGAGCTCAGCGTCTCCTCACGTCTCCAATCTGGTCTCACAGTTTGGGAATCAACCATCAGTGTCAGTACGAGAGCAAACCCAGCGCCGAGTCCCCCACCAGTCCTACAG CTGTGGAGGGAGCGATCTCTAATCTGACTGTAGAAGATCTCGCCACCAAAGCTGCTGCTTTGAACAG AGCGAGGATCGAGCACGGCCTGAAGCTGCAGTCGTCCTATCAGCACTGCCTGATGCCTGACGGCAGACCTGAGATAACCACCTGTCACTCCCGCACAGCCATGACTGTGGATTACGTCCTGTTCACTCCCg AATTCCCCGCCTCTCCTTGGTTTCCCGGCGGCCGGGGCCTCCAGCTATTGGGCAGGCTGTCGTTGGTCGGCCAGTCTGAGCTGGAGGAAGTCAACGGCCTGCCCAATCGGCGCCACTCGTCCGACCACCTCCCTCTCCTCGCTCGCTTCCGCTTTCGGCACTGA